From Medicago truncatula cultivar Jemalong A17 chromosome 7, MtrunA17r5.0-ANR, whole genome shotgun sequence, a single genomic window includes:
- the LOC25499131 gene encoding uncharacterized protein: MKEFPSCFGENGVQVADSSSSSSSSIRGPQNVVTCIYQCKLRGRSCLITVSWTKNLMGQGLSVGIDELGNSCLCKVDIKPWLFSKRKGCKNLEVESSKVVILWDLSYAKFGSGPEPLEGYYLVVMFNKKMVLLLGDLKKEACKKIDSDNNVSGNNNSDAIFIAKREHIFGKKFYSAKAQFCDKGKVHDVRIECDTLVGTNEPCLVIRIDSKIVMQVKQLKWKFRGNQTVLVDGFPVEVFWDVHNWLFGNAMGNAVFMFQTCISAEKLWSGQSVSDPSLLTWAYSHQFRDSQLQGLGFSLILYAWKNE; encoded by the coding sequence ATGAAGGAGTTTCCATCTTGTTTTGGAGAAAATGGTGTTCAGGTTGCAGAttcatcttcatcctcttcaAGTAGTATAAGAGGGCCACAAAATGTGGTTACTTGTATCTATCAATGTAAATTAAGAGGTCGTTCATGTTTGATTACAGTTTCATGGACAAAGAATTTGATGGGCCAAGGCTTGAGTGTGGGAATTGATGAATTGGGTAATAGTTGCTTATGCAAGGTTGATATAAAGCCATGGTTGTTTTCAAAGAGAAAAGGGTGTAAGAATTTGGAAGTTGAATCTAGTAAAGTTGTTATACTTTGGGATTTGAGTTATGCTAAATTTGGTTCTGGGCCAGAACCATTGGAAGGGTACTATTTAGTTGTTATGTTCAACAAAAAGATGGTTTTACTTTTAGGAGATCTGAAAAAGGAAGCATGCAAGAAGATTGATAGTGACAACAATGTTAGTGGTAATAATAATTCTGATGCAATTTTTATTGCAAAGAGAGAACACATTTTTGGCAAGAAATTTTACTCTGCTAAAGCTCAATTTTGTGACAAGGGTAAGGTTCATGATGTGAGAATTGAGTGTGATACACTTGTTGGGACTAATGAACCTTGTCTTGTGATTAGAATTGATAGCAAGATAGTGATGCAGGTGAAGCAGTTGAAGTGGAAGTTTCGCGGTAATCAAACTGTTTTGGTGGATGGTTTTCCAGTAGAAGTGTTTTGGGATGTTCATAATTGGCTCTTTGGAAATGCTATGGGAAATGCTGTTTTTATGTTCCAAACTTGTATTTCAGCTGAGAAGTTGTGGTCAGGTCAATCTGTTTCAGATCCTTCTCTTTTGACATGGGCTTATTCTCATCAATTTAGAGATTCTCAGTTGCAAGGTCTTGGATTTTCTCTCATTTTGTATGCTTGGAAAAATGAGTAG